TTGAGCTATACATCGTCATCCCAATTTGTCCTCCGGATGACAGAGTCCTGCGCTGTCGCGTTAGGCAACGAAAATAGTAGTAGGAGGTGTGACCTGCCTGGGAAGATACTGTCGAGGGAGGTTATGGAGTATCTGGAGGTGGCTTGAGGGCCATGTCCTTCTTCGGCATGACGGCGGTGGATGTGAGTCATGTGAATATGTTGGGTGCTGGTAACCCGCCGTGGCTCTGGCGGGTGCCTTGCCCTCTCCTCGCGCCCGTTAGGGAAGCCGAATCAAACCCTCGATCTGCTTGAGAACAGCGGCCAGGTCTTGGGGGGAGGAGGCGACAATCCGGTTTTCTTCCCCCTCATGTTTGTGATGAGGGTACGTCAGCAGGTGCCTATCTCGCTGGTGCCGGGTATTGTCATAGCGAAACACCAGTTTGCCGGTCTGATCCATGTACTGAAAGACGTACGTCAGTCGCTCGACGGAAGTCTCGCCGTCGATGAACTCTCGAAGGTGGAGGAGGGACCCGTCGCGAAAGTACAGATTCCCGCGAAGAAATCCTTCGTGGCTGCTTCGCTGGTCGAATGTCAGTTCGGAGGATTGGATGAATGGACAGGTATCGAGAATCTCGCGGATGCGTTGGAAGTAGGATTCAATTCGCAATGTGGAGCGTCTGCAAGGTGCCCGCTTTTTCCCGGAGCCGCTCAATCAGGCGCCATTCTCCTTCCCATTCGGCAAAGTCGAGGGACTCCGGCACCTCGCCGGCTTCGGCGCGCCGCAGAAATTCTTGCGTCGACATTCCGTAGCGGGCTTCGAAGTCGCGCAGCCGTTGCTCGGTCCGCTGAATGCCGGCCTCCACTATCCGCAATTCGTTCTGGATCGCCGATTCGACCAATGGCTTCAGCGGATGCGAGCCGGAGGAGGTCAACGTCAGCTGTGTCATCGCGAATCCTTTTCCATGATGCCGTAATTGCCTGCATTATGGCAGGGATATCGAACATGGTCAATTGTACCGTTCCGTCCGGAGCTGCGGCTCATGAGGGTGCGCGTCTGCACCGGCAGCGTTTTGAACGGACGCCGCTCCCGCTTGTTCAGAGAGTCCAGAATTTCAAAGCCAATGACTGACCCATCAGCTGCAATGGAGTAGGCGACTTCTTTTTTGCCGACGTCGGATTCTCGGGAAACGACTTCTTTCTTCGTGCTGAACCGGACGGAGAGCACATTGCCTTTGCGATTATAGGTGATCCGAATCGGCGTCATAGACCGTGGTTCCTTTCTTGATACAATCGGTCAGATAGGCCGTGATCAGGTAGAGCTTGCATAGAACCGGGTAGTTGTTAATGGTCAACGGTCTGGCTGAGGTCCTGATCCGTGGCAGGCTTCATCTGAATATGAGTTTTCGGCATCACCGCTGTGGCAGTACATATCTTATTCTCTTCATCGATCCGGTGGTCGACGATCTTTACATCTTGCAAATATTCCTGAACGATCTCTTCGCGAGTCAACTCGATATCTTGCTCAGTCTCACGCCCTGATCGTTCGCGGACACGATCGATCATGTGTTCCTTGACCAAGACGCGGATCTGCTTGGCCAAATCCGTCCGAGCCGACAGCTCCGACACACGTTGGCAGACGACCTTGCCCTTGGTTAAATCGCCTTGGCCCTTACCGATCCAATACTGGTCTGAAAAATATGAGTCCTGACCGACTTCAGCTAAATACCTGACCGAGGAAGAGTCTGCTCTTTTCCCCTCCTGGTGGTTCTTGAGCTGATCGAACGATCGTTCAGCCCTTGTCCTGACATCTTCCGTGTCGGTCGCCTGCACGCTGGTGACCACCAGCCCCTCGATAAGACACAGACCCACGACGATGGCGATCTTGTTCACGGCCTCCCTCCACGATAGTACTGGCCTGACTGCTGCTGAACCGGACCCTGTCCTGGTTGGATCATGGGCTGATGATCGCTCTGAAACTGTCCCGAAGGTGCTCTATGAATGATCTCGTTCGACGTCCGTGGGACTCCCGAGAGTCCGGGAGGTGGAACAAGCTCATGGCTCGGCATGCGAGGCTTCGTGCTGCCTGGCTCAGGGGGCTGCCTAGGAGTCGATGGCTGCCTGTACGCGATAGTCTGCTGCGCAATTGCGATGTACGGATTGGTCGGAGAAAGACCACTGGCGCTGTTCAGCAGACCTTGAGGAATGCCAACCGGCGAAACGAGCACCCAATTTGTCCAGGCTTGCGACACCATCGCGTTGGATTGCACACGATTGAGAATTTCCTTCCGCTTTTGGGCTGCCTGCTGGACTTGCTCCGGCGTTGCCGCATTCCCCAGAGTCTGATTGACGGCATTGAGGTCCTCTTGCAACTGTTCGTTCTCTTGTTTCAGCGCGGTGAGCTGCGCACGGGCATCTTCGTTGTCGCGAAGGGCTGCGATTGCCCTCGCCACCTCGTCCGTATCCATCTGGGCGAGAAGATCTACCTTCACGACCACGACATCGCCATCCAACGTCGTGGCGACCTGTTGGTTGAGCACGATCGCCAATCCGGCTGTATAGGACCGGATTTCGTCCTTGGTCACATCCATGTCATGAACGACCGTGACGCTCTCCAAGTACGTTGCAACCTGTTCGAGCGCATTCCGTTTGGCCACTTCGGTGGCGAGTCTGATCGCGTCTTCCCGGGTGTCGCGGTTCCCCATGCGATGCTCACCCTGGGCATTGACGACTCTGATTTCAGCGAGTGAAAGGGAGGGGACCATCAACGCCGCGAGCGCGAGGAACAGGACAATGGGTCGATACGATGGATAGGCCGCCAGGACCAAGCAAAGAGGCAGTCGATGGAATAACCGACCGGACATCGCCTACCTCTTCTTCTCCCTGAGCGTGGAGGGAAACGGTCAGCGGTTTCAGCATAGCACCCGGAAGGCGGTTCCGCCAGCAATCGCCGGGTGCCTCCCCCACCTTGCCTTCCGGAAAATTTGCATGTTAGGGTACCATGCTTAAGTTTAGCGTACCTGCGGGTGATACTTCGCTATGACACATCCTTCACGGGTTCTTCGCTCGATCCTTGTCGGCCTCCTGACCCTTTTGCTTGAAACCGGACTTCACGCGCCTGTTGATGCGGCCACGACACTTGGAAGGGAAACCATTCCTACCGGCTCTCCTACGGAATTTGTCATCCTTTTCGTCTTGGAGGGGCTGAGCCAGGAGTCGCTTAGTGGCGGCACGATGCCGGTCCTGGGCAAGCTCATCAAGGAAGGGTCGGTGACCTGGTCCGCGAGTGGGGTCAAGCCGGCCCTACGCTTGCCTACAATGGCCTCGCTGGTGACCGGGATGCCGGTCGAAAAACATGGGATTACCTGGAACTTCTTCGAATTCAGCCGAGGCTACCCTCGCTCACCCAGCCTATTCGACTATCTGGATTTGAGTGGAGGCCGCGACAGTGCCATCTTTTATATGGATGAGTCCCTGTATCAGCTCGCCAAACCGGAACCTTACACCGACTATCAACTCTGCGGAGCATTGCGACCCGAGTGCGGCTCTCAGAAACTCGTCGCCTACATCCAGCAGTATCTTCACAAGGCAACCAGCGGACATGGATATGGGCATGCGATTCTCTCATTGCCTCATTTGTTGGTTGTTCATCTTCCAGAAGCCGGTCGGGCCGGTGTGGCACAGGGTTGGAATTCCAAAGAGTATCGTGACGCGTTGCGAACCGTCGATACTGCGATGAAGTCTATCCTTGACCTGTTCAAAGAATACTCGCTCTTGGACCGCACAACCATCCTCGTCACTGCCTTGAGCGGGAAGGGAACCGACGCCGGAGCCGAGTCTCCAACGACCGATTCACCGATTGTTCCGTGGATTGTCTCCGGTGTTGGGATTAAGCAGGGACAGACCATCCGCCAACCGGTATCCATCATCGATACCGGGGCCACCGTCATGCGAATCCTAGGACTCACCACCCACACGGAGTGGGACAGCAAAGTCGTGGAAGAAATCTTCAAAACCGCTGCGGCGACGTCTGCGATGCCGCCCGTCAAGAAACCCTGATATCCATGCGCCACAATGTTGCGATACGACACTGGTTCCCGGTCTTCAGTCTGGTGCTGACAGGCCTGGTGACCATGGGCTCTACCGACGCAGGGCTAGCCGGAGAACCGCCGCCCACCCGACTCACAGAACACCCGGTCATCATCGATGCGACCAAGTTGGTCCCTGCTTCATGGTGGCAGGTACCGGGCGTGACGCCGTCGATTTGGGGCTCGGATCCTGACTCCCTCGACGCACCCAAAACGTCGGAACTCCGCGAACTGCGGTTGAAACCGGGCAAATACAAATTCATCAGCTTTACCTTCGATTTTCCCTTTACGGTCACTCTGAACGGCACCCTCGATTTTTCCAAGACATTAGATCAGTGTGTTGAAGGACGCGGAACGCAGACCCTGGTGGTGTTGTGCAAACGCACGTATCCACATGGCGGGCAGCGCGATGCCTATTACGATCAGAAGCCGAACGATGGCTGACGTACTCGAAGATCTGTTAGAAGCGCTTGAAGATGTGGACGATGCCACCCGTGAGGAGGCGGCAAGGATGCTTGCCGACATGGCCGATCCGACCACCTTGGACGCGCTGATCGGCGCCTGCACCGATGACTTCTGGTCCGTGCGGACCCATGCCGGCTGCGGCCTCGCAAAAATCGGCGGGCCGAAGGCTGTCGAAGCCCTGATCGGCCTTTTCAACGATGCCATCATGGAGGTTCGCGATCAGGCCGTCGAGGCCACGGCGAGGATGGGCCCGATTGTGCTCGATCGTCTGGTGACCGCCGTAAAGGACGAGCGTTGGCGCGTACGCGAACATGCCGCCAAGGCGGCCGGCAAAATCAAGGATTCCAGAGCCGTCGACGCGCTGATCGTCGCCTGTCGCGACAGGGACGGGGCCGTCAAGAGCGCGGCGGCGGAAGCCTTGGGCAGAATAGCCGACCCGAAAGCCATTCCGGCCTTGATCAAGCTGTTTCGAGATTCTTCTAAAATCGTGCGGGAGACGGCCGGAACGGCGCTGGTCTACATTGGGCATCCCTCGGTCGATCCGTTGATCGAAAGTCTCAAGGACAAAGATTTTGTGGTTCGATGTCACGCGGCTCGCGCGTTGGGCGGGATGACCACCGACTATCAAATCGGCAGGTCCTGGGTACGAGACGCAAAGGTCGTGGACGCCTTGATCGGCGTCTTGAAGGATCCTGATCGAGCCGTTCGCGAAGACGCGACCATCGCGTTAGGCATGATCGGCGATCCCCGGGCGATCGATGCGCTGGTAGAAGCCATGAAAGACGGAGCGGTGAAGCGCCATGCCATTGCCTCACTCGGCATGATCGGCGATTCGCGCGCCCTCCCAGCCGTATTGGACGCCTTGAAGGGCAAGGGCATCAAGCAAGAGGGTTCGCCGACACCCGGTTGCATCGTCAGCGAGGAGGCCTTCATCAAAGAAGCCGCTGCCACTGCCCTCGGTCAGTTTCGCGACCCTCTGGTGATTCCGGATTTGATTATGTTGCTGAAGGACGGGGTCTTGCGGGAAAAAGCGGCGGCGGCGCTGGCAGTGATCGGTGACGCGGCCATCGAACCGCTGATCGCCTTCCTCTATGAT
This region of Nitrospira sp. genomic DNA includes:
- a CDS encoding DUF6516 family protein, producing MRIESYFQRIREILDTCPFIQSSELTFDQRSSHEGFLRGNLYFRDGSLLHLREFIDGETSVERLTYVFQYMDQTGKLVFRYDNTRHQRDRHLLTYPHHKHEGEENRIVASSPQDLAAVLKQIEGLIRLP
- a CDS encoding DUF2283 domain-containing protein, with protein sequence MTPIRITYNRKGNVLSVRFSTKKEVVSRESDVGKKEVAYSIAADGSVIGFEILDSLNKRERRPFKTLPVQTRTLMSRSSGRNGTIDHVRYPCHNAGNYGIMEKDSR
- a CDS encoding alkaline phosphatase family protein gives rise to the protein MTHPSRVLRSILVGLLTLLLETGLHAPVDAATTLGRETIPTGSPTEFVILFVLEGLSQESLSGGTMPVLGKLIKEGSVTWSASGVKPALRLPTMASLVTGMPVEKHGITWNFFEFSRGYPRSPSLFDYLDLSGGRDSAIFYMDESLYQLAKPEPYTDYQLCGALRPECGSQKLVAYIQQYLHKATSGHGYGHAILSLPHLLVVHLPEAGRAGVAQGWNSKEYRDALRTVDTAMKSILDLFKEYSLLDRTTILVTALSGKGTDAGAESPTTDSPIVPWIVSGVGIKQGQTIRQPVSIIDTGATVMRILGLTTHTEWDSKVVEEIFKTAAATSAMPPVKKP
- a CDS encoding HEAT repeat domain-containing protein produces the protein MADVLEDLLEALEDVDDATREEAARMLADMADPTTLDALIGACTDDFWSVRTHAGCGLAKIGGPKAVEALIGLFNDAIMEVRDQAVEATARMGPIVLDRLVTAVKDERWRVREHAAKAAGKIKDSRAVDALIVACRDRDGAVKSAAAEALGRIADPKAIPALIKLFRDSSKIVRETAGTALVYIGHPSVDPLIESLKDKDFVVRCHAARALGGMTTDYQIGRSWVRDAKVVDALIGVLKDPDRAVREDATIALGMIGDPRAIDALVEAMKDGAVKRHAIASLGMIGDSRALPAVLDALKGKGIKQEGSPTPGCIVSEEAFIKEAAATALGQFRDPLVIPDLIMLLKDGVLREKAAAALAVIGDAAIEPLIAFLYDPKASEVEAEKERVLSYASVRLTAKDALKQITLETLEKLGWTPPDEQIEISSSQADNLRVDRPLGQTGRFGPSGDLV